The Ctenopharyngodon idella isolate HZGC_01 chromosome 19, HZGC01, whole genome shotgun sequence genomic sequence TGAAGAAGATGAGATTCAAAGAGAAAGTCCAGTTAAATACACAGTCATAGTAAGATTTAAAGAGAAATCCCAAACTGACATGAAGAAAATTAACCCATTTACATTGACAACAGCCCTGGCAAGTAAAGTGGGGGAAATAATATATTCAAAGATCCTAAATGATGGTAATCTACTGATAAGATGTGCAAATGAAAGCCAAATTGAGAAAGCTCTTAAAATTAAAGAGATAGGAAAAATTAAGGTGGAAAGCTCAGGGAAATTGGGTGGGGGAAAATGGTGGTGGAAGTAAAGGAGTCATCACAGGAGTGACAATGAGTGTAGGAATGGAGGAAATCAAGAAGAGTGTTAAGGGGGGAAAAATAATAAGTGCTCAAAGGTTGAAAAAGGACAGTGAAACAGTATTGATCGAATTTGAAGAACAGAATATATCAAAGAAGGTGTTCCGGGGTTTTTTGAGTTACCCAGTGAGAGTACACGTTCCAAAACCATTGAGATGCTTTAATTGTCAAAGCTTTGGTCATACAGCAAGAAACTGTAAAGAGCAGAGAAGATGTGCAATATGTGGGGGGGATCATGAATATGGAAAGTGTGGAGCAGGAGTACAGCCAAAGTGGTTGTGAGATTATGAAACGGGAGAATAATATCCAGAAaacaaaagtagaaaaaaagatCACTTATGCAGAAGCTGCAAGAATGGTAAATGGACAGAACAGAGACATCAACAGTCAAGGGACAATTAAGATGCAAGAGcaacaaaaaagaacaaatgacAGGGTGTACATGGACAAGAGACTTGGTTACATTCATTGCAGGTGTTATCAATAGTACAGCTGACGTTaagttaaaaatgataaaaaatcaGCTAGTAGTCAAAGCAGCGGTGAATCACTTACAATTAATAGGACTGTTATGAGAAGAGGTGAGGGAGAACCTTGCCATTCAGTCAAGCCAGGATGTACCATGGGTTGGTTAATCTTAATTATGGTAATCCTCTTACAATGGAATGCCAGGAGTTTACTGGCTAATGGTTAGGAATTCAAGCACTTCATTAAAACACTGGCAGTGAAACCAGACATAATATGCATTCAAGAAACATGGTTGAAACCAAACCTAGATTTTATAATGTATGGGTATTCAGTGATAAGGAAAGATAGAGATCTTGGAAAAGGTGGGGGTTGTGCtactttttattaaacaagGAATTTCATATAGACAACTGGGAACGGGAGATGACCAGGAATATATAATGGtggaaattatattataaattataatggGAAAGGGGGAGGAAATGGTCATAATAAATTACTACAATCCCTGCAAAAATTTGGAACTGAATGAGGAAGCAATAATAAAGATTGATTTATCTGGAGATGTAGATTACATCAATCAGATTACatcaacaattaaaaataagaagGAGAAAGAACTGGTGGACAGAAGAATGTCAGCAGGCAGTGAGGAATAGGAATAAAGCATTCAGATTAGTCAAAAGAAGCTACAATATGCAGCATTTGATCCAGTACAAGAAAGCACAGGCTACAGTGAGGAAAACAATTCGTCAGGCTACGTCAGGGCTAGTTGGAGAAATTTTTGCGATAGAATAGGAAGAACAACACCTGTGGGAGAGGTAATGGGAATGATAAAGAGGATGGGAGGAGATAGAAGAGATTGGGAATACTCAGTTATAATAACAGAGCAAGAAGCAGCAGTATCAAATTGGGAAAAGGCAGAGAACAtagtcaaagcatttgcaaAGATACATAGTTCAGAAAACTTATCAGAGGAAGAAAGCAAGAGAAGAAAGCAAGAGAAGAGAAGGGAAAAAAGTCAATATCCAGGAATATTTAGAAAGGAAGGAAGAAGTAAATTGTACAATAGATGAACCATTTACAATGGAAGAAATGAAGAGAgcaataaaaagttcaagaccATCACCCCTGGGAAAAGACAAGGTATTCTTTGTGATGTTAAAAAATTTAGGCGAAAGTGCACTTTGGAAGTTGCTGCATCTGTATAATAGAGTCTGGGAGAAGGGAAGATTGCCAAAAACGTGGAAAGAAGCAATAGTAATTCTGATAAGGAAACCTGGTAAGGATCCATCAAAACCCACCAGCTATAGACCAATAGCCTTAACCTCtaatttatgcaaaataatGGAAAGAATGATAACAGAAGGTTATCATATGAGCTTGAGAAGAAAGGAAAGATGGCAAATTATCAGAGTGGGGTTAGGAAAGGAAATAAGGAAAGCTGTATTGAGGTCCTAGGCCATTGAGTGATTCATAAACAAGTAACAgtactttaaaatcaattctaaaTGCAACTGGAAGCCAGTTCAAGGACCTGAGGACTGGTGTGATGTGTTCATATTTTCTGCTCAGAATCCTGGCAGCAGCGTTCTGTACGAGCTGCAGCTGTCTTATGGTCCTTTTGGGAAGGCCAGGGGAGTCCATTATAATAATCCACCCTGCTAGTGATAAAAGCATGAACAAGTCTTGACTGGAGACAAAACATCTAATTCTTGCAATATTTTGGAGattatatgctgatttagttatTGCTTTTACATGACTACTGAAACTAAGGTCTGACAGAATCAAACCAAGATTCCAAacttgatttttagttgtttgacCCCTAGAGTGAAGGTATGCATTCACCTTGAGAAATTCATCTTTGTTTCCAAATGCAATGACTTCAGTTTTCTCTATGATTACCTGAACAAATTTTTGGCACATCCAACTGTTAATTTCATCAATGCATTGGCACAGGGGGTCAATGGGGCTGTAGTCATTTGATGATAGGGGTAGGTAAATCTGGATGTCATCTGCATAGCTGTGATAGGCAATTTGTTTCTTTCTCATTATTTGGCTCAGTGGCAGCATATAGATTGAACAAGATTGGTGCAAGAATTGAGCCTTGTGGGACTGTCATGGATGTCCACTCAGACTTATGGTTACCGATACTCACATAATAACCTCTCCCTTCTAAGCATGACCTGAACCATTTGAGGACCATCCCAGAAAGCCCGACCCAAAAGagcactgattcattcaagaacgaaTCACCACTACAGTGTGTTGgggctttgtttgaaactacTTTCAGTGCTCAAAGCAAATCCAGACAATAACTGTCAATAATTTATGTATCAGTGGTGGAGATTTTACAGTGACTCTTCCTGCTGGTTACATCGTTACACCGGTATTTGGTGTTGACAACAAGTGacagtctttatgagtgattcATGGATTTTGATTTATCAATTTATCAATTTGATTGCTCAAATGAATTTTTGATTCATTCACCACTAGAGCACAAGTTGTTTGAACCTCTTTTCAGTGGCAACTGACAATAATTTGTCCAAAATATAAGTTACTTTATAGTAACttctttattaaattatttattgaatcgtataaaagcaatattacACTCACAATTGCGCTGTTGATCTAAATATCAACAAGGCTGTGATTACTTGATCACTTAGTAAGGcacatgatttgaggaatcattcagTGCAAACGGTGTAGGATGAAGTTTAATACTTCAGTTGAGGGATTTTGAAAACTGCCTAAAAACACtgaagtatgagcaatagtaacaCTGATTCTTCTCAAACACCactaataattaattgattgtCCTGGTTGAGCAGAGAAACACAGAGGAGGAGAAAGCAGCCCGTGTCGAGCTCTTCACTGATCTCatccgctccattgagagaTGTCAGACTGAACTGCTGGAGATGATGGAGGAGCAGCAGAAAGCAGCAGAGAAACAGGAGGAAGAGCTCATTGAAGAGCTGGAGCAGGAGATCACCGAGCTAAAGATGAGAAATActgagctggagcagctctCACACACTGAAGATCACCTCCACCTCCTACAGGTCAGTCAACATCTCTCTGATCAATGATAATGCAGTATATGACACCATAACACTCCCCATGCTGAAGGATTTCTCCTCTCTCCTGCTGTAGATTTACTCATCCCTGTGCAGCTCTAGAAACACCAGGAACTGGTCTGAGATCAGTGTGAAGACTGATGAGAGTCTGGAGACTCTGAGGAGAGCTCTGACTCAACTGCAGGACACTCTACAGGAGAAACTCACTCTAAGTGGTACGACAATATCAAATACACTATACagatacatatatttattagtGTTAAATatcagcagtgttggggaaggttacttttaaaattaatgcgttacaatgttgcattagtccctaaaaagtaactaattgcgttaattagtttttatggaaagtaatgcgttactatacttttgcattacattttcttgcttgtttgttttttaattaaaaaaaaaaaaaaaaatctatttttggcaaatgtaaaggcctttTCACAGCAAAGTGGAGgttaaatgcaaattcacacctttacagtagagggcgcagctcaaactaacctttcagctgtgcagCAAACACATGAGACGAAAATTCAAGACTCTTActtcaacaataaaaacaacaaaaaaatgaaacagaaatgtgatgtttatctaaagtaattttgcTTATACGGTTAAAaatggatcattgaaggtcagcaccAAATACATGgcttaataaagtgagatgaaATACCTAACTtattgaacatatttaattaatgcaggtttgtgtaatattgtgtaattgagtagtttgcatttcattgtttttattcattttgaggaatactgaatctgatTTTGGGctagtgagatgagtaaatgatgctcACAtttctagaactacaataatcatcatgttcacacacacaacacctctgaccttactcctgatttctctcaacatgaggacaggagagctgtcagtcaatacacgGGAACACAAAGTAACGTGTTACTTATTAAAAAAGTagctcagatattttgttgtaaatttaaaagtaatgcgttactttactagttacttgaaaaaagtaatctgattacataactcaagttacttatAATGCGTTCCCTCAACACTGATAGTAATGAAGAACGAGTCTGGTCAAGCTGAAATAAGAGAAGTTTGTGACTACAACCATGAGACTTTAGTACATCTGCAAAAAACAagttttgtgaatatgttttAGATAAAATCAGTTTAGcagaagaaaataaaactgatagaCATCAAGGGTTTGAGATGCACTTTCGTTCTTCTTTAGAGGAGAATTTCAGACCTGTTGctcaaacagctttggagagcTGGGctttaatttaagtttatttaagtTTAATGTTTATAGATTTGTATTTGCTGAATAACCCCAACACTAATCCACTCTAAAACTGAGATGAATTACATtagacataaaaataatttgcataaaatatttcacCAAACATTTGCAAAGTTATATCTGTTTGTAAAAAGGAGAAACATTAAGAGCTCAAACTCAAAGCAATAGGGGTTTCTGTTTGATTCTCTAAATATCAGCAGAGACACATACATTGATCAGATAAAACATGATCTTGTACTCAATtctttaaatataatcttaaaTCTTGTCTATAATTCCACACATAAACATGTCAAAGATCTGATGATGTTTTATTGTCATTAGTCTCTACAGATCTGAAGAGGATGCAGCAGTATGAAGGTACAGTGTGTGTCTGAACTACACTAGATTACATTCATATACTCACAGCTTCATCACTGACCTACAGGATGATTAAACactgattatatatattaataacatCATCACAAAATGTCTGTATTAAATTGTGATTCATATTCTCTGTTTTCTCAGTGGATGTGACTCTGGATCCTGATACAGCTCATCCTGAACTCATCCTGTCTGATGATGGAAAACAAGTGAGACATGGAGACATTTGGCAGAAACTCCCAGATAACCAAAAGAGATTTGGTAGATATGCAAATGTCCTGGGAAAGACGGGATTCTCCTCAGGGAGATTTTATTTTGAGGTGCAGGTGAAGGGAAAGACTGACTGGACTTTAGGAGTGGCCAGAGAATCCATTAACAGAAAGGGAGTGATCACACTGTGTCCCAGTAATGGATTCTGGACTGTACAGCTGAGCAATGGGAATGAATATTGGGCCTGTAATGattcctctttctctctgtgtctgAGAGTGAAGCCGCAGCGGGTCGGTGTGTTTGTGGATTATGAGGAGGGTCTGGTCTCCTTTTATGATGTGGAGTCCAGCTCTCATATCTACTCTTTCACTGGTCAGTCTTTCACTGGGAAACTCTATCCATTTTTTAGTCCCTATACCAATAATAGAGGTAAAAACTCAACTCCACTGATCATCACACCTGTCAAATACAATAAATGAATTTACACCACAATATGAAATAGATGAAAGTAATGATCTTAATAATTAAATCTGAAAACATTATGTAtgtgctattttttttgtttgtttttgtttttcagtttttaaaaactgtaagctataattgcatatttttaatgtaaaaatataatgcttgttcaataaattattttttccataaatattgttttcataatttcatGCCATTTTTTTCCCATCTCTACTTGACAAAGTGAAGCTGCCTataaaattttaacataaaaattatGTTACTGGAACATAACTTAAAAGGTACTGGAAAATTAAGAGCAGAAGTgaataatgcatttatttttaacttaagccttcatctttgaaacaaaaacatatattttaaggAAATCTGATATTTCTGTCCCTCTGATGAAAGTTAATTCACCAAACTGTTCacatttcaaaaagttcatcacaaaaaaacatcacCAAAATAAAccatatgaatcaagtggtTTTCTCCAAGTCCTCTGACGAGATCGCTTTGTATAATTTAACAGTTTCTCAaattcacacttacaaatacgTCAGATAGAATAAATGGTATGCATATTTGGCATGTTGTCCGGGGAGAGGCCCGAACCTAGAGTGtaaccccacccccacccccattTCAAGTTAGGAAGTAACCAGGTGAGTGTGGCGAGACGGGGTACACTCTGAACCAATCAGAGCCATTCaattttttatcatatttttggaaaattgatttataatggacttcaaatAGTATGATGTTAAAATCCTTGTGGGAATTTCAATAGCAGCCTATTACAATTAACATGTTATGACAACAGCCTTTTAAGTAGCATATTCTTTTTCAAGTGCAAACAAGTAAAACTGAACAACATCTTAATTTAGGTATTATTACAATGCTTAATCATAGTTGACAACAAAcgtttataatacattataagtTGGTACATTGTAAGAATGCACTTATAGAATATAGCACATATAATACTTTTGAAAAGCAGGCTGAAGCACATGTATattacataaacatttaaaatatattgcagaAGGCCAACACATGATTATAAAGTTTGTATAAACCCACTATAAGCTGAATCATTTTCTCACACAAAGTACACATAAAATATACTTTGAGTAAGGGTAAAATAAGTATGTTTTCTGTAAATACACCAAAACTTCACTTAAAGTATGCTTGTGTTAAGCATATTTCTTAAAAGCTTAACTAAGAATATATTTATTACCAAAGTTCTTCTAGCATactttttagaaatatattaaaatgcaattcaatATATTTGTAATGCACTTCAAATAAGCATGCTGGGAATACAAATGTACAATAATCATACTACTTGaatttcaagtatatttttacagtttttctcaattgcttaAACACTATAACCAGGCATAGATAAAAGAGCCCcagtcagttcattcagttttggaacaatggaTCCAGAGGAACGTGATTAAAAAGGTCGAGGACACCAGAGagaaggaggaggaagaagtgaagaaagaggaagaggaggaggactAGGATGAGAATGAGGGGCAAGGAGACAAGGAGTCTCAGATTAAATTTGTGCCACTAGTTGACCATGTCCTTGTCCATTGTATGactatgagggaggctgggcaatgAGTTCAGCCAAACTTAAGTTGCTTCACTGTCGCCTCGATCATAAGAAAACAGGTAGGTGTACCTCAGTGTATCTACTGTAACTTTTCAGTGCTGTACTCTGTTACCACACATGCATCAAATTGCCTTACATACAGATTTCTGTCtgcttccattttgtaaaaaggatGTGTTACAGTTATGGTAATCAGTACTTCTGTTTTTGTAGGACACAGAGACGATGGAATGGAAGCCTGACtagacatttcagttgatgtgtgCCAGGGGTGGATCAGGCATGCAAGAGGATTTTACCCTGGATAGGGCCAGTACAGCCTGTGATGTTGATGAGATTCTCTGGCCTGTCCCAGACCAAAGATGTGATGCTggggcagaatatttttttttgttgttatttggtgtattgtactgtacagtacagtacattacagttttttccAACTGCTTACACACGTTTTCAAAACTATGTCAccttttttcaaaactctacACATAATTTCCAAaactgcacacacaaaatgcaaaatgcctcacatctcctTCAAAATGtaacactgcattcaaaatgccATAAACACATGTCAGAAAGAAGCATTTGCATCAAATGCCAAACACTTCTTTCATAATAGTAAATGTTTGGATATACCATGTAAACACTGTTGTTCTAAATCTAAAGCTCTTTGGTCTTTCATAGGCTTATATCTACATTTCAATACAATGTTCTACAGTGAAAGTATTCTGCTGAGAGGGGTAACAAGTACACTGTAAACACCAATGCAATGTAGAAAcggaaaatatatattaggccaaatattactgttgtataGAGTAGCATACAACAAAATCATAAACATATGTAAACCAAAAGTATATTccttaaaatacagtaaagaacACAATTGTGTGTGGGGGGGCCCTGGGGGAGCAGTCCAGGAATTGGTGGGGGGAGGGCAGTCACCAGTGCAAAGCTACGCTTTATCTCTTCTCTGGGCTGGGTCTGGCCACAATACTTCATCCACATCAcaagatacgttttctcttgccAAACATCGAGGGAAGTATCTCCTAGCATGGCGTATCCAACCTTGGACAGAGGCAACCTCTATGTCCCCACATGCGTCCTCCATTGCCTGAAGAAGCGGCATGTGGGCATAGGGTTGGCGATCATACACTTTCCAGCACCAGGCTGAGAAGAATTCCTCTATCGGATTTAGAAAAGGTGAATATGGGGGTAGGTACAAAACTACAAATTGGGGATGGGTGGCAAACCAGTTTTGGACCAGAACAGCCCGGTGAAAACTAACATTGTCCCATGTAACCACAAATCTATCAGGCTCCTGATCTGGATCAGGGAGAAGCATTCTGTAAATTGCATCAAGAAAAGTGAGCATATGGCCGGTGTTGTACGGACCCAGTGTGGCATTGTGATGGAGGACCTCGTTTTGAGTGATGGCAACACATATAGTTATATTACCCCCACACTGTCCAAGGACACTGGTAATTGCCCTCTGTCCTATTACATTTCTTCCGCAGCGCCTAGTTTTGGTGAGGTTGAAGCCAACCTCATCCACATAAATAAATTCATGGCAAATTACATGGGCATCCATCTCCAGTACTCTCTGTAACAGACAAAAGGATACACAGATGAGTAAATATGGTATGTCTGAAGTACTGGAAGTAGTGTTGCAGACATACCTCTACAAAGTCATGTCGCAGATTCTTGCGCAGACAGTTTCTTTCAAATGGCACCCTGTAAAGTTGTTTCATCGTCACTTGGTGCCGTTGGAGGATGCGTTGTATGGTCGACAGGCTTACAGCATTGATGTTGTTAAATATGGTGTCATTACTCAAGATATGCTCTCTTATCTCTCAAATCCTAATTGCATTGTTGGCCAAAACCATATTTATAATTGCAGTCTCTTGTACATCTGTAAACAAGTGTCCTCGTCCTCCATGATGTCTTTGCCTTTCCACTCTGTACAGAATTGAAACACAGTATGTGTTCAGCATAAGAACTGTaaacaatttacaaaaaaaaaaaaaaaaaggtagtaCAGCATGATAACCAACCTCATTCATTCAATGCAGtgcattacagtttttttccaactgcttacacacattttcaaaactttgcctctttttttcaaaactttacacacaaatccaagaattgcacacacaaaatgcaaaaagcataacatctcttgcaaaatgaagcactgcattcaaaatatcacaaacacatctcaaaagcaaacatttgtcttacttttcaaacacatttgccataatattctatttttggatatatcatatacacacagttattcaaaacctaaagctgtactatgtacatttctgtacaagattgaaagtaattggcagagattactgtaagcatttgtggttgtgaatacagtattgcacagtacagaataaaatataatacatcaaccatgtgtagttggacaaaaaaaaaaaaaaaaaaaaaaactagcaaccaaaaaaaaaaaaaaaaatagcataatttttgaaaaaggtgaatattccaaaggaatggtgtgtatgtgtgtcctggtaggggaccaaatgtcctcacaagtatagtaataccagtgcattttgactttgtggggacatttatatacagaatatacagtataaaaaccattacgcctatggagtgTCCCCAtagaacatggaaacccaacatgtgtgtgttgtgtgtgtgtttgttagtgGGCGAGATGGTTGGCTGTATCTAGGCTTCATCTCTCCTCCTGGCTGGGTCCGGCCACAATACTTCATCCACGTCACATGCTATGTTCTCTCTTGCATATCCTTGGATGGAAGCAGTGTCAGTGTCTCCACATGACTCTTCCATTGCCTGGAGAAGTGTTATGTTGACATAGGGATGATGATCATGCACTTTCCAGCAACCATGTGGAGAAAAAttcctcaatagggtttagaaatgatgaatatggaagcatgtaaacaacagaaaagttgttcaaaatctataacttgacctttggcctatttataggcctattctaaagccat encodes the following:
- the LOC127501606 gene encoding E3 ubiquitin-protein ligase TRIM21-like isoform X5, encoding MEESSPTSTKARQTRRKSNDNVPPYMSSSSGPLTEELQCSICLDVFTDPVSTPCGHNFCKTCLNKCWNNSQTCNCPYCKETFKIRPDLKINTTLRELVDHYKKKSPEKRPEVLKKPEVLCDVCEERKLKALKSCLGCQSSYCETHLEPHLKVAGLKKHKLINPVRNLEDYICQKHERPLELFCRDDQTCVCLFCTEGLHKNHNTVSLEEESEEKKTQLMKTQKDVQQMIQDRIKKIQDVKHSAEVRKRNTEEEKAARVELFTDLIRSIERCQTELLEMMEEQQKAAEKQEEELIEELEQEITELKMRNTELEQLSHTEDHLHLLQIYSSLCSSRNTRNWSEISVKTDESLETLRRALTQLQDTLQEKLTLSVSTDLKRMQQYEVDVTLDPDTAHPELILSDDGKQVRHGDIWQKLPDNQKRFGRYANVLGKTGFSSGRFYFEVQVKGKTDWTLGVARESINRKGVITLCPSNGFWTVQLSNGNEYWACNDSSFSLCLRVKPQRVGVFVDYEEGLVSFYDVESSSHIYSFTGQSFTGKLYPFFSPYTNNRGKNSTPLIITPVKYNK